In Rissa tridactyla isolate bRisTri1 chromosome 2, bRisTri1.patW.cur.20221130, whole genome shotgun sequence, a single window of DNA contains:
- the ADNP2 gene encoding activity-dependent neuroprotector homeobox protein 2 isoform X1, which produces MFQIPVQNLDSIRKARKKVKGILVDLGLDSCRELLKNLKSFDPGEKHFCNTSWSDVSPWESVGKRKRYRTKPYCCSLCKFSSKLLTSFKNHLHRYHEDEMDQELVVPCPKCAFASDPKIVGKHIRMFHSSNKRIQNYTVSILDGMKQFRSDIINFTCLKCHFTDTLYYNMKKHVLMNHFQNLISTYFGQKPDESKENSIEHYCKKCNASANSQDSLMYHVLTAETHRDLENKLRSVISEHIKKPGLVKQMHIAPKPPQGVAVATPSAGPAAAPAGSVTAPACIQLAFPQNNQNQSVVQPKAVQNTIRSLPVPSASGSLPHTTSAPVATPSHVTLVSSNLSVGQNSVNIQPSPSQPIIVSHRLPLNQPVRAAAIPLNHSVGTVNRTLAPAVLPLNQPVRPGLFPVNQPIGTINGPVAAGMLPVTQPVSPVNGPVAPAVLPVNGPVAPGVLSVNQSLGNVNTPIGPRVLPVAQTVASGVLQLNQPVASGVVPVRQPVRPGFLQLNQPVAPAVIPVNQPVQPAVSQNTTFLTAGSILRQLIPTGKQVNGIPTYTLAPVSVTLPVPPGGGVATVTPPQVPIQLMQSGTVTQLSQPPAGAPSPPVVLTSQNISLQASPPGPETSQAIRQAKQWKTCPVCNELFPSNVYQVHMEVAHKHGEVKMEETLEPDKLAACAPFLRWMTEKTVRCFSCKCFLCEEELMKHLLMHGLACLFCTVTFHDLKSLVEHNKTTHNGKKQLHADYSNRGFQLGNDAQGDLVFPHFDFSTVLPKEDIGEREVHLAVLAGLNSRTLVPVYIKVKPQTAEVNSRCNKKVLTCPFCFGTFVSKETYEMHLKERHHIMPTVHTILKSPAFKCIHCCGVYTGNMTLTAIAVHLLRCRSAPKDSNSSVKMQLECTERKELLFVNGEKHDSVILKRKQSDSCFVAEHQRNKEQQPLSLSTGIALSPEKEVNSGVVPFKRQKINSRTEMKKLPSSEDLRILAVDPKQYDYNSYEAQNQFLTDYFHERPYPSKKEMELLSSLLYAWKIDVASFFGKRRNICLKAINNQKASVLLGFSMSELKNIKHSLNIKDEPLDM; this is translated from the exons ATGTTTCAAATTCCTGTTCAAAATCTTGATAGTATCAGGAAGGCTCGAAAAAAGGTGAAGGGCATTCTTGTGGATCTTGGGCTTGACAGCTGCAGGGAATTGTTGAAG aatcttAAAAGTTTTGACCCAGGTGAAAAACACTTTTGTAACACCTCATGGAGTGATGTCTCTCCTTGGGAGTCTGTGGGCAAAAGGAAG agATACAGAACAAAGCCGTACTGCTGTAGCTTATGCAAGTTCTCGTCAAAATTGCTTACTTCGTTCAAGAATCACTTGCACCGTTACCATGAGGATGAAATGGACCAAGAGCTGGTGGTTCCTTGCCCAAAATGTGCATTTGCTTCTGATCCCAAAATAGTGGGAAAACATATCCGGATGTTTCATTCATCTAATAAAAGAATACAGAACTATACAGTCAGCATTTTGGATGGCATGAAACAATTCAGGAGTGACATCATAAACTTTACATGTCTAAAATGTCACTTTACAGACACATTGTATTACAATATGAAGAAACATGTGCTGATGAACCATTTTCAAAACTTAATAAGTACATATTTTGGCCAGAAACCTGATGAAAGTAAAGAGAATTCCATTGAGCACTACTGTAAAAAATGTAATGCTTCTGCAAACAGCCAAGATTCTTTAATGTATCATGTCTTGACAGCTGAAACACACCGAGACCTGGAGAACAAACTTCGGTCAGTGATTTCAGAACATATTAAGAAACCAGGACTCGTGAAACAAATGCATATTGCTCCAAAGCCTCCCCAAGGCGTGGCAGTGGCTACTCCATCTGCAGGACCCGCTGCTGCCCCAGCAGGTTCTGTCACAGCTCCAGCTTGCATCCAGCTTGCATTTCCACAGAATAATCAGAACCAGAGTGTGGTGCAGCCAAAAGCAGTTCAAAACACAATCAGATCACTGCCTGTTCCAAGTGCCTCTGGTAGCCTGCCACATACAACTTCTGCTCCGGTTGCTACCCCATCGCATGTTACTCTTGTATCTAGTAATCTTTCTGTAGGTCAGAATAGCGTTAATATTCAGCCATCACCTTCCCAGCCTATCATTGTTTCCCATAGGCTCCCCCTTAATCAGCCTGTGAGAGCTGCAGCTATTCCTCTTAATCATTCTGTTGGGACTGTAAATAGAACTTTGGCCCCTGCAGTTCTTCCTCTTAATCAACCTGTCAGGCCTGGGCTCTTTCCTGTTAATCAACCCATTGGTACTATAAATGGTCCAGTTGCAGCTGGAATGCTACCTGTTACTCAACCTGTCAGCCCCGTGAATGGACCGGTTGCACCAGCAGTCCTCCCTGTGAATGGACCGGTTGCACCAGGAGTTCTCTCTGTCAACCAGTCTCTTGGGAATGTGAATACACCCATTGGTCCTAGGGTCCTTCCTGTGGCGCAGACAGTTGCGTCAGGGGTTCTCCAGCTTAACCAGCCTGTTGCTTCTGGGGTTGTTCCTGTCAGACAGCCTGTCAGGCCTGGGTTTCTTCAGCTTAATCAACCTGTTGCCCCAGCAGTTATCCCAGTAAATCAGCCTGTTCAACCTGCCGTTTctcaaaacacaacttttttgACTGCAGGTTCTATACTTAGGCAGTTGATTCCAACTGGCAAGCAGGTTAATGGGATACCTACATACACGCTTGCCCCAGTTTCAGTTACTTTGCCAGTACCTCCTGGTGGTGGAGTAGCAACTGTTACGCCACCACAAGTGCCCATCCAACTAATGCAGTCTGGGACAGTAACTCAGTTGTCCCAGCCACCAGCTGGTGCACCCTCTCCTCCAGTGGTTTTAACATCTCAGAATATATCGTTACAAGCCTCCCCACCTGGCCCTGAAACAAGTCAGGCTATCAGACAGGCTAAGCAGTGGAAGACTTGCCCTGTTTGCAATGAGCTTTTCCCATCAAATGTCTACCAGGTGCACATGGAGGTGGCCCACAAACATGGTGAAGTAAAAATGGAGGAAACCCTGGAACCTGACAAACTTGCAGCTTGTGCACCCTTCCTAAGGTGGATGACAGAAAAGACAGTCCGGTGTTTCTCTTGTAAATGTTTTCTCTGTGAGGAAGAGCTCATGAAACATCTCTTGATGCATGGCTTAGCTTGCTTGTTTTGCACAGTTACTTTCCATGACTTAAAAAGCCTCGTGGAGCACAACAAAACTACACACAATGGGAAAAAGCAGTTACATGCAGATTATAGCAACAGAGGATTTCAACTAGGTAATGATGCTCAGGGTGACCTTGTATTTCCACACTTTGATTTCAGTACAGTGTTACCAAAAGAAGACATTGGTGAAAGAGAAGTACATTTGGCAGTACTTGCTGGACTAAATTCAAGGACGCTTGTCCCCGTTTACATCAAAGTGAAACCTCAGACAGCAGAAGTGAACAGTAGATGCAACAAAAAAGTGTTAACCTGTCCCTTTTGCTTTGGTACGTTTGTTAGTAAAGAAACCTATGAAATGCATTTGAAAGAGCGGCATCATATAATGCCAACTGTTCATACAATTTTGAAGTCTCCTGCTTTCAAGTGCATCCACTGTTGTGGTGTGTACACTGGAAATATGACTCTGACAGCTATTGCTGTACACTTGCTCCGTTGTAGAAGTGCTCCCAAAGACAGCAACTCAAGCGTGAAGATGCAGCTTGAGTGTACTGAGAGGAAAGAGCTACTGTTTGTGAATGGTGAAAagcatgattctgtgatcctgaaAAGAAAGCAATCGGATTCCTGCTTTGTTGCAGAACACCAAAGGAATAAGGAACAGCAGCCTCTGAGCTTAAGTACTGGCATAGCTCTATCTCCAGAAAAAGAAGTGAATTCAGGGGTAGTGCCTTTCAAACGACAAAAGATTAATAGTAGGACTGAGATGAAGAAGCTTCCTTCTAGTGAGGATCTTCGCATTCTAGCTGTAGATCCTAAACAGTATGATTACAACTCCTATGAGGCTCAAAACCAGTTTCTGACAGACTACTTTCACGAGAGGCCATATCCTTCTAAAAAAGAGATGGAATTACTTTCCTCACTGCTATACGCGTGGAAAATTGATGTTGCATCATTCTTTGGAAAAAGGAGGAATATATGCCTAAAAGCGATAAATAAtcaaaaagcatctgtgctgctAGGTTTCAGTATGTCTGAACTAAAAAATATTAAGCACAGTTTGAATATAAAAGATGAACCATTAGATATGTAA
- the ADNP2 gene encoding activity-dependent neuroprotector homeobox protein 2 isoform X2 — translation MFENLKSFDPGEKHFCNTSWSDVSPWESVGKRKRYRTKPYCCSLCKFSSKLLTSFKNHLHRYHEDEMDQELVVPCPKCAFASDPKIVGKHIRMFHSSNKRIQNYTVSILDGMKQFRSDIINFTCLKCHFTDTLYYNMKKHVLMNHFQNLISTYFGQKPDESKENSIEHYCKKCNASANSQDSLMYHVLTAETHRDLENKLRSVISEHIKKPGLVKQMHIAPKPPQGVAVATPSAGPAAAPAGSVTAPACIQLAFPQNNQNQSVVQPKAVQNTIRSLPVPSASGSLPHTTSAPVATPSHVTLVSSNLSVGQNSVNIQPSPSQPIIVSHRLPLNQPVRAAAIPLNHSVGTVNRTLAPAVLPLNQPVRPGLFPVNQPIGTINGPVAAGMLPVTQPVSPVNGPVAPAVLPVNGPVAPGVLSVNQSLGNVNTPIGPRVLPVAQTVASGVLQLNQPVASGVVPVRQPVRPGFLQLNQPVAPAVIPVNQPVQPAVSQNTTFLTAGSILRQLIPTGKQVNGIPTYTLAPVSVTLPVPPGGGVATVTPPQVPIQLMQSGTVTQLSQPPAGAPSPPVVLTSQNISLQASPPGPETSQAIRQAKQWKTCPVCNELFPSNVYQVHMEVAHKHGEVKMEETLEPDKLAACAPFLRWMTEKTVRCFSCKCFLCEEELMKHLLMHGLACLFCTVTFHDLKSLVEHNKTTHNGKKQLHADYSNRGFQLGNDAQGDLVFPHFDFSTVLPKEDIGEREVHLAVLAGLNSRTLVPVYIKVKPQTAEVNSRCNKKVLTCPFCFGTFVSKETYEMHLKERHHIMPTVHTILKSPAFKCIHCCGVYTGNMTLTAIAVHLLRCRSAPKDSNSSVKMQLECTERKELLFVNGEKHDSVILKRKQSDSCFVAEHQRNKEQQPLSLSTGIALSPEKEVNSGVVPFKRQKINSRTEMKKLPSSEDLRILAVDPKQYDYNSYEAQNQFLTDYFHERPYPSKKEMELLSSLLYAWKIDVASFFGKRRNICLKAINNQKASVLLGFSMSELKNIKHSLNIKDEPLDM, via the exons ATGTTTGAG aatcttAAAAGTTTTGACCCAGGTGAAAAACACTTTTGTAACACCTCATGGAGTGATGTCTCTCCTTGGGAGTCTGTGGGCAAAAGGAAG agATACAGAACAAAGCCGTACTGCTGTAGCTTATGCAAGTTCTCGTCAAAATTGCTTACTTCGTTCAAGAATCACTTGCACCGTTACCATGAGGATGAAATGGACCAAGAGCTGGTGGTTCCTTGCCCAAAATGTGCATTTGCTTCTGATCCCAAAATAGTGGGAAAACATATCCGGATGTTTCATTCATCTAATAAAAGAATACAGAACTATACAGTCAGCATTTTGGATGGCATGAAACAATTCAGGAGTGACATCATAAACTTTACATGTCTAAAATGTCACTTTACAGACACATTGTATTACAATATGAAGAAACATGTGCTGATGAACCATTTTCAAAACTTAATAAGTACATATTTTGGCCAGAAACCTGATGAAAGTAAAGAGAATTCCATTGAGCACTACTGTAAAAAATGTAATGCTTCTGCAAACAGCCAAGATTCTTTAATGTATCATGTCTTGACAGCTGAAACACACCGAGACCTGGAGAACAAACTTCGGTCAGTGATTTCAGAACATATTAAGAAACCAGGACTCGTGAAACAAATGCATATTGCTCCAAAGCCTCCCCAAGGCGTGGCAGTGGCTACTCCATCTGCAGGACCCGCTGCTGCCCCAGCAGGTTCTGTCACAGCTCCAGCTTGCATCCAGCTTGCATTTCCACAGAATAATCAGAACCAGAGTGTGGTGCAGCCAAAAGCAGTTCAAAACACAATCAGATCACTGCCTGTTCCAAGTGCCTCTGGTAGCCTGCCACATACAACTTCTGCTCCGGTTGCTACCCCATCGCATGTTACTCTTGTATCTAGTAATCTTTCTGTAGGTCAGAATAGCGTTAATATTCAGCCATCACCTTCCCAGCCTATCATTGTTTCCCATAGGCTCCCCCTTAATCAGCCTGTGAGAGCTGCAGCTATTCCTCTTAATCATTCTGTTGGGACTGTAAATAGAACTTTGGCCCCTGCAGTTCTTCCTCTTAATCAACCTGTCAGGCCTGGGCTCTTTCCTGTTAATCAACCCATTGGTACTATAAATGGTCCAGTTGCAGCTGGAATGCTACCTGTTACTCAACCTGTCAGCCCCGTGAATGGACCGGTTGCACCAGCAGTCCTCCCTGTGAATGGACCGGTTGCACCAGGAGTTCTCTCTGTCAACCAGTCTCTTGGGAATGTGAATACACCCATTGGTCCTAGGGTCCTTCCTGTGGCGCAGACAGTTGCGTCAGGGGTTCTCCAGCTTAACCAGCCTGTTGCTTCTGGGGTTGTTCCTGTCAGACAGCCTGTCAGGCCTGGGTTTCTTCAGCTTAATCAACCTGTTGCCCCAGCAGTTATCCCAGTAAATCAGCCTGTTCAACCTGCCGTTTctcaaaacacaacttttttgACTGCAGGTTCTATACTTAGGCAGTTGATTCCAACTGGCAAGCAGGTTAATGGGATACCTACATACACGCTTGCCCCAGTTTCAGTTACTTTGCCAGTACCTCCTGGTGGTGGAGTAGCAACTGTTACGCCACCACAAGTGCCCATCCAACTAATGCAGTCTGGGACAGTAACTCAGTTGTCCCAGCCACCAGCTGGTGCACCCTCTCCTCCAGTGGTTTTAACATCTCAGAATATATCGTTACAAGCCTCCCCACCTGGCCCTGAAACAAGTCAGGCTATCAGACAGGCTAAGCAGTGGAAGACTTGCCCTGTTTGCAATGAGCTTTTCCCATCAAATGTCTACCAGGTGCACATGGAGGTGGCCCACAAACATGGTGAAGTAAAAATGGAGGAAACCCTGGAACCTGACAAACTTGCAGCTTGTGCACCCTTCCTAAGGTGGATGACAGAAAAGACAGTCCGGTGTTTCTCTTGTAAATGTTTTCTCTGTGAGGAAGAGCTCATGAAACATCTCTTGATGCATGGCTTAGCTTGCTTGTTTTGCACAGTTACTTTCCATGACTTAAAAAGCCTCGTGGAGCACAACAAAACTACACACAATGGGAAAAAGCAGTTACATGCAGATTATAGCAACAGAGGATTTCAACTAGGTAATGATGCTCAGGGTGACCTTGTATTTCCACACTTTGATTTCAGTACAGTGTTACCAAAAGAAGACATTGGTGAAAGAGAAGTACATTTGGCAGTACTTGCTGGACTAAATTCAAGGACGCTTGTCCCCGTTTACATCAAAGTGAAACCTCAGACAGCAGAAGTGAACAGTAGATGCAACAAAAAAGTGTTAACCTGTCCCTTTTGCTTTGGTACGTTTGTTAGTAAAGAAACCTATGAAATGCATTTGAAAGAGCGGCATCATATAATGCCAACTGTTCATACAATTTTGAAGTCTCCTGCTTTCAAGTGCATCCACTGTTGTGGTGTGTACACTGGAAATATGACTCTGACAGCTATTGCTGTACACTTGCTCCGTTGTAGAAGTGCTCCCAAAGACAGCAACTCAAGCGTGAAGATGCAGCTTGAGTGTACTGAGAGGAAAGAGCTACTGTTTGTGAATGGTGAAAagcatgattctgtgatcctgaaAAGAAAGCAATCGGATTCCTGCTTTGTTGCAGAACACCAAAGGAATAAGGAACAGCAGCCTCTGAGCTTAAGTACTGGCATAGCTCTATCTCCAGAAAAAGAAGTGAATTCAGGGGTAGTGCCTTTCAAACGACAAAAGATTAATAGTAGGACTGAGATGAAGAAGCTTCCTTCTAGTGAGGATCTTCGCATTCTAGCTGTAGATCCTAAACAGTATGATTACAACTCCTATGAGGCTCAAAACCAGTTTCTGACAGACTACTTTCACGAGAGGCCATATCCTTCTAAAAAAGAGATGGAATTACTTTCCTCACTGCTATACGCGTGGAAAATTGATGTTGCATCATTCTTTGGAAAAAGGAGGAATATATGCCTAAAAGCGATAAATAAtcaaaaagcatctgtgctgctAGGTTTCAGTATGTCTGAACTAAAAAATATTAAGCACAGTTTGAATATAAAAGATGAACCATTAGATATGTAA
- the ADNP2 gene encoding activity-dependent neuroprotector homeobox protein 2 isoform X3, with protein sequence MDQELVVPCPKCAFASDPKIVGKHIRMFHSSNKRIQNYTVSILDGMKQFRSDIINFTCLKCHFTDTLYYNMKKHVLMNHFQNLISTYFGQKPDESKENSIEHYCKKCNASANSQDSLMYHVLTAETHRDLENKLRSVISEHIKKPGLVKQMHIAPKPPQGVAVATPSAGPAAAPAGSVTAPACIQLAFPQNNQNQSVVQPKAVQNTIRSLPVPSASGSLPHTTSAPVATPSHVTLVSSNLSVGQNSVNIQPSPSQPIIVSHRLPLNQPVRAAAIPLNHSVGTVNRTLAPAVLPLNQPVRPGLFPVNQPIGTINGPVAAGMLPVTQPVSPVNGPVAPAVLPVNGPVAPGVLSVNQSLGNVNTPIGPRVLPVAQTVASGVLQLNQPVASGVVPVRQPVRPGFLQLNQPVAPAVIPVNQPVQPAVSQNTTFLTAGSILRQLIPTGKQVNGIPTYTLAPVSVTLPVPPGGGVATVTPPQVPIQLMQSGTVTQLSQPPAGAPSPPVVLTSQNISLQASPPGPETSQAIRQAKQWKTCPVCNELFPSNVYQVHMEVAHKHGEVKMEETLEPDKLAACAPFLRWMTEKTVRCFSCKCFLCEEELMKHLLMHGLACLFCTVTFHDLKSLVEHNKTTHNGKKQLHADYSNRGFQLGNDAQGDLVFPHFDFSTVLPKEDIGEREVHLAVLAGLNSRTLVPVYIKVKPQTAEVNSRCNKKVLTCPFCFGTFVSKETYEMHLKERHHIMPTVHTILKSPAFKCIHCCGVYTGNMTLTAIAVHLLRCRSAPKDSNSSVKMQLECTERKELLFVNGEKHDSVILKRKQSDSCFVAEHQRNKEQQPLSLSTGIALSPEKEVNSGVVPFKRQKINSRTEMKKLPSSEDLRILAVDPKQYDYNSYEAQNQFLTDYFHERPYPSKKEMELLSSLLYAWKIDVASFFGKRRNICLKAINNQKASVLLGFSMSELKNIKHSLNIKDEPLDM encoded by the coding sequence ATGGACCAAGAGCTGGTGGTTCCTTGCCCAAAATGTGCATTTGCTTCTGATCCCAAAATAGTGGGAAAACATATCCGGATGTTTCATTCATCTAATAAAAGAATACAGAACTATACAGTCAGCATTTTGGATGGCATGAAACAATTCAGGAGTGACATCATAAACTTTACATGTCTAAAATGTCACTTTACAGACACATTGTATTACAATATGAAGAAACATGTGCTGATGAACCATTTTCAAAACTTAATAAGTACATATTTTGGCCAGAAACCTGATGAAAGTAAAGAGAATTCCATTGAGCACTACTGTAAAAAATGTAATGCTTCTGCAAACAGCCAAGATTCTTTAATGTATCATGTCTTGACAGCTGAAACACACCGAGACCTGGAGAACAAACTTCGGTCAGTGATTTCAGAACATATTAAGAAACCAGGACTCGTGAAACAAATGCATATTGCTCCAAAGCCTCCCCAAGGCGTGGCAGTGGCTACTCCATCTGCAGGACCCGCTGCTGCCCCAGCAGGTTCTGTCACAGCTCCAGCTTGCATCCAGCTTGCATTTCCACAGAATAATCAGAACCAGAGTGTGGTGCAGCCAAAAGCAGTTCAAAACACAATCAGATCACTGCCTGTTCCAAGTGCCTCTGGTAGCCTGCCACATACAACTTCTGCTCCGGTTGCTACCCCATCGCATGTTACTCTTGTATCTAGTAATCTTTCTGTAGGTCAGAATAGCGTTAATATTCAGCCATCACCTTCCCAGCCTATCATTGTTTCCCATAGGCTCCCCCTTAATCAGCCTGTGAGAGCTGCAGCTATTCCTCTTAATCATTCTGTTGGGACTGTAAATAGAACTTTGGCCCCTGCAGTTCTTCCTCTTAATCAACCTGTCAGGCCTGGGCTCTTTCCTGTTAATCAACCCATTGGTACTATAAATGGTCCAGTTGCAGCTGGAATGCTACCTGTTACTCAACCTGTCAGCCCCGTGAATGGACCGGTTGCACCAGCAGTCCTCCCTGTGAATGGACCGGTTGCACCAGGAGTTCTCTCTGTCAACCAGTCTCTTGGGAATGTGAATACACCCATTGGTCCTAGGGTCCTTCCTGTGGCGCAGACAGTTGCGTCAGGGGTTCTCCAGCTTAACCAGCCTGTTGCTTCTGGGGTTGTTCCTGTCAGACAGCCTGTCAGGCCTGGGTTTCTTCAGCTTAATCAACCTGTTGCCCCAGCAGTTATCCCAGTAAATCAGCCTGTTCAACCTGCCGTTTctcaaaacacaacttttttgACTGCAGGTTCTATACTTAGGCAGTTGATTCCAACTGGCAAGCAGGTTAATGGGATACCTACATACACGCTTGCCCCAGTTTCAGTTACTTTGCCAGTACCTCCTGGTGGTGGAGTAGCAACTGTTACGCCACCACAAGTGCCCATCCAACTAATGCAGTCTGGGACAGTAACTCAGTTGTCCCAGCCACCAGCTGGTGCACCCTCTCCTCCAGTGGTTTTAACATCTCAGAATATATCGTTACAAGCCTCCCCACCTGGCCCTGAAACAAGTCAGGCTATCAGACAGGCTAAGCAGTGGAAGACTTGCCCTGTTTGCAATGAGCTTTTCCCATCAAATGTCTACCAGGTGCACATGGAGGTGGCCCACAAACATGGTGAAGTAAAAATGGAGGAAACCCTGGAACCTGACAAACTTGCAGCTTGTGCACCCTTCCTAAGGTGGATGACAGAAAAGACAGTCCGGTGTTTCTCTTGTAAATGTTTTCTCTGTGAGGAAGAGCTCATGAAACATCTCTTGATGCATGGCTTAGCTTGCTTGTTTTGCACAGTTACTTTCCATGACTTAAAAAGCCTCGTGGAGCACAACAAAACTACACACAATGGGAAAAAGCAGTTACATGCAGATTATAGCAACAGAGGATTTCAACTAGGTAATGATGCTCAGGGTGACCTTGTATTTCCACACTTTGATTTCAGTACAGTGTTACCAAAAGAAGACATTGGTGAAAGAGAAGTACATTTGGCAGTACTTGCTGGACTAAATTCAAGGACGCTTGTCCCCGTTTACATCAAAGTGAAACCTCAGACAGCAGAAGTGAACAGTAGATGCAACAAAAAAGTGTTAACCTGTCCCTTTTGCTTTGGTACGTTTGTTAGTAAAGAAACCTATGAAATGCATTTGAAAGAGCGGCATCATATAATGCCAACTGTTCATACAATTTTGAAGTCTCCTGCTTTCAAGTGCATCCACTGTTGTGGTGTGTACACTGGAAATATGACTCTGACAGCTATTGCTGTACACTTGCTCCGTTGTAGAAGTGCTCCCAAAGACAGCAACTCAAGCGTGAAGATGCAGCTTGAGTGTACTGAGAGGAAAGAGCTACTGTTTGTGAATGGTGAAAagcatgattctgtgatcctgaaAAGAAAGCAATCGGATTCCTGCTTTGTTGCAGAACACCAAAGGAATAAGGAACAGCAGCCTCTGAGCTTAAGTACTGGCATAGCTCTATCTCCAGAAAAAGAAGTGAATTCAGGGGTAGTGCCTTTCAAACGACAAAAGATTAATAGTAGGACTGAGATGAAGAAGCTTCCTTCTAGTGAGGATCTTCGCATTCTAGCTGTAGATCCTAAACAGTATGATTACAACTCCTATGAGGCTCAAAACCAGTTTCTGACAGACTACTTTCACGAGAGGCCATATCCTTCTAAAAAAGAGATGGAATTACTTTCCTCACTGCTATACGCGTGGAAAATTGATGTTGCATCATTCTTTGGAAAAAGGAGGAATATATGCCTAAAAGCGATAAATAAtcaaaaagcatctgtgctgctAGGTTTCAGTATGTCTGAACTAAAAAATATTAAGCACAGTTTGAATATAAAAGATGAACCATTAGATATGTAA